DNA sequence from the Neisseria mucosa genome:
TTTCAGACGGCCTTTATGGTTTATTGGGCTTTGCCCTGATAGGTGATTTTTTTCAGCGTCTCTTCTTGGTACAGGTCGGTAATGGGGACGCTATAGAAGAATTCGTTGCTGCGGACAAAGCGGTTGACCAAGTCTTTGTCGATGTGGAGGATGTGGTGCCGCAGTTTGTTTAGGCCTTTGAATATCATGGTGTTCCAACGCATATAGCCGTCTGAATTGGGGCGGATGTCGTTCATGGCATCAAGGGCGAGGAGTTTGCGGTTTTGTTCCTCTTTGTCCAAAGGATGGGAATAGATGCTTTGGAAGTAAAACGGCTGTTCGGCAAGCGGCGGCAGGCTGAGGGAAGAGCCTACTTTGCCGATTGGGAAGTCGTCGCTCAGATAATGGATGGTGTGCAAAAACAGATTGCCGCGGCGGTAATCGATTTTACGCAGGGCTTCGATGGCGGCGAGCGTTGTGTGTTGGTGGTCGGGATGCGTGTCAATATTGGGTGAAGGCGACACGATAATGTCCGGCTGGAATGTTTCTATCAGATAGCCGAGATTGTCTACCAAGCTGTTCCAGGTTGAGCCGGGCTTGAGTTGTTGCGCCAATGGGGAGGTGTTGGCATGGCGGAAAATATCGACGTCGGCCGTATCGATTTTGGTCGATTTAATCTCTTTTTCCGGATTTTGGCGCATGGCGGTCAATGTGCTGTCGAAGTAGCCCAGTTGCAGGATGTGTTCAGACGGCACGCCGGCCAAAAGGGGGACGGTCAGGCTGTTCCAAACGCGCATCCGGCCTTTTTGCAGATATTGGGCCTGAGTGTCGCAGTCGCATTGGCCGTAAAGGTTGCCATAGTGGAAGCTGCCGCCTTCGCTGGCGGTTAAAGTGCAGATCATTGAATTGGCGGCGTGTTTTTCGTACAAACCGTATGCGCTGAGTTCGGCATCGTCGGCATGGGGCGCGAGGACAAGGATTTTTTTGCCGTCGAGGTTTTCACGCGGATAAACAGAGAGTTCGATTTCTTGATCGGCCAAAGTCAGGTATTTGCCTTCCAAACGGACGGTTTTGTCGCTGTCGGAGAAGGTGTCGCTCAGATTGATATAGCGCACGCCTTTTGCACCGTATTCGAAATATTGCTTCCATTTGCCTTTGGATGAAATGGTTTCGACAAAAGGCAAGAACAGCAGTCCCATCCAGTTGGACTTGATGCGGATTTTGGCAATGACGGTATCCCGTCCGCTGACAGTGGCGGGCAAGGTCAGGCTGCCGCCTTTGAGGGTTGCATGCGCGGTAGAGGGAAGGGAGGGATAGTTATAGTCTTGGTGCGTGTTATAGGCAAACTGTTTTTTATGAATAATTGAAGTAATAATAAACAACAAAACAAAAAAAGTCAGTATCAGCCCCGTCAGTATTAGAAACATTGTTGGGTTCCTTTATTGTTGTAACAGTCATGATAGTGCTTGTGGAGCCTATTTGTTTGTTTTTCTTACAAACGGTTGTTTTTCATACTCTAACGTCATTAAAGTGAACGTTTAAAATAAAACAGTTTATGAGTTGATTATATATAAACGACTAAAATACAGAAAGGCCGTCTGAAAAATTTGAAAGAAATTTCAAATTTTTCAGACGGCCTTGATATTTTAAAGGTTAAGCCGATAAATTATGCTTCTTTTGTTTCAACTGCTTTTTGACGCAGACGCAGGCTCAACTCGCGCAGCTGTTTGTCGTCTACCACATTAGGCGCATTGGTCAGCAGACATTGGGCGCGTTGTGTTTTTGGGAAGGCAATCACGTCGCGGATGGATTCCGCACCGGTCATCAGGGTAACCAGACGGTCGAGGCCGAATGCAAGGCCGCCGTGAGGAGGTGCACCGAATTTCAAGTTATCCAAGAGGAAGCCGAATTTCTCTTGTTGCTCTTCAGGGCTGATTTTCAGAGCGGCAAACACTTTCTCTTGTACGTCTGCGCGGTGGATACGGATAGAGCCGCCGCCGATTTCCCAGCCGTTCAATACCATGTCGTAGGCACGGGCCAGGCAGTTTGCCGGGTCGGAAACCATCAGGTCTTCATGACCTTCTTTAGGCGCGGTAAACGGATGGTGCACGGCAACGTAGCGGTCGGCTTCTTCGTCGTATTCGAACATTGGGAAATCGACAACCCACAAAGGTTTCCATTCGTCTACGAAGTAGCCGTTGTCTTTGCCGTGTTCCAAGCCGACTTTGATACGCAGCGCGCCGATGGCTTCGTTCACGACTTTGGCTTTGTCTGCGCCGAAGAAGATGATGTCGCCGTTTTGCGCGCCGGTACGCTCGATGATTTCTTTCAGGGCGTTTTCAGACAGGAATTTGACGATTGGAGATTGCAGGCCGCTGTCTTCGCCGTTGGAGAGGTTGCTGACATCGTTCACTTTGATGTAGGCCAGACCTTTCGCGCCGTAGATGCCGACAAATTTGGTGTATTCGTCAATTTCTTTGCGGCTGAATTTCGCGCCGTTCGGTACGCGCAGAGCAACCACGCGACCGCCTTTCATGTCGGCTGCGCCGCGGAAAACTTTAAATTCTTCCGTTTTCATCAGGTCGGTCAACTCGGTAAATTTCAAGTTGATGCGCATATCCGGTTTGTCAGAGCCGTAGTAGAACATGGTTTCAGAATAAGGCATGCGTGGGAAATCGCCCAAATCCACGCCCAATGCGTCTTTGAAGACTTGTTTGGCCATGCCTTCGGTGATGTCCATGATTTCATCCTCGTTCAAGAACGAGGTTTCCAAGTCGATTTGAGTGAATTCAGGTTGACGGTCGGCACGCAAATCTTCGTCACGGAAACATTTGGTGATTTGGTAGTAACGGTCGAAACCGGCCACCATCAGCAATTGTTTGAACAATTGCGGTGATTGTGGCAGAGCGAAGAATTCGCCCGGATGAACGCGGCTCGGCACGAGGTAGTCGCGCGCGCCTTCCGGAGTGGAGCGGGTCAGCATCGGGGTTTCAATGTCGATGAAGCCTTGCGCATCCAAGTAGCGGCGAACGCCCATGGCCACTTGGTAACGCAGGCGCAGGTTGCGTTGCATGGTAGGACGGCGCAAGTCGATAACGCGGTTGGTCAGGCGAACGTTTTCGCTGATGTTTTCATCGTCAATTTGGAACGGAGGTGTAGCGGCAGCGTTCAAGACTTCGATTTCTTTGGCAAGGATTTCGATTTTGCCGGAAATCATTTTGTCGTTGGTTGTACCTTCAGGACGATTGCGTACGCGGCCGGTAATGCTCAAAACGTATTCGTTGCGGGAAGAGTCGGCAGCGGCAAATGCTTCCGGAGTGTCAGGGTCGATAACGACTTGAACGATGCCTTCGCGGTCGCGCAGGTCGATAAAAATCACACCGCCGTGGTCGCGTCGGCGGTGTACCCAGCCTTTGACGGTAACGGTTTGGTCTAAGTATTGCTCGCTGATAAGGCCACAATAGTTGGTACGCATAAAATCACCTTTTTATATTGTTCAATTTGAAAAGAAGGAAAGGCCGTCTGAAAAAAGAAGACCTTAATTGTTGTGTTCGGTATGACCGTCTTTAGACGGTTTTTGGGCAGGTAGGGCTTTAACCGGCAAGTCGTCCGGCATGACCATGCCCAGTGAAATCACATATTTCAATGCCTGATCCACACTCATGTCCAGCTCGCGAACGTCGCTTTTTTTCACCATGATGTAATAGCCGCCGGTCGGGTTGGGCGTGGTTGGGACGTAAACGGAAATATAGTCGTCATCTTGCGGCAGGCTGCCTTTGAGTTTGGCGGGGATATGGCCGGAAACAAAGGCTATCGTCCAAATGCCCGGTTGCGGAAAGGGAACCAGTACGGGGGTTTTGAACGAGCGGCTGCTGTCGGAGAGCAGGGATTCGGAAACTTTTTTAACGCTGGAGTAGATGGATTTGACGACGGGGATACGTCCTAAAAGGCTGTCCCATGCGCCGAGAATCCGTCTGCCCAATACGTTGGCGGCAAATACGCCGGTAACGAACAAGACGACTGTGGCGGCGACGATGCCCAAGCCGGGAATGTTGAACCCCCAGAAATGCTGGGGCTGCCAGCTTTCCGGTAATAGGTTGATCAGTCTGTCGGCGGCGGAGATGATATAGCTCATCGCCCAGATGGTTACGGCAATCGGCAACCAAACCAGCACGCCTGTAATCAGGTATTTCTTTAAAGCCTTGGCGATTTTTCCGCTTTCGGCTGCGGCTTCTGTCATCTTTGTTTCATTCCGGCAAGTTTTGCCCAAACTTTGCATTATACGCGTTTGGACGCTAGGAAACGAGTATTTTAAACGAATGGCTTGTTTTGTTTTATTGTTTCAGACGGCCGCCTTGATTGCAAAGGCCGTCTGAAACAATATGGGGTCATTTAGATGCCGTCCCAGTCGTTGAACATCAGGCCGAAGCCGATGCCGTTTTGTTTGTGGTTGTAGTCAATCAGACTTTCGCCGTAGCCGTGGAAGCCGCGGACAACGCCTTTGAGTTTGCCTTTGATGGGGAAAGTATAGGCCGCTTCAACGGCGCCGCGTCCGCTTTTCGGATTGTAACGCAGGACGGAATAAACATTTTGTTTGTCATTGAAGCGGTATTGGACTTTCAAGTCGCCGTAACCCATGTATTTGTTGATGTCCGGATTGTCATCGTCCTCTCCTTTTTGGTCGAAGGCGCGCATCCAAACTCTAGGGATGACAGTCAGCTTGCCCCATTCCATGCCGGCCATGGCGTAAACCCGGTTCCATGAGCGTGATTCAGGGCGGCTTTGACCGTTGGACTGGTGAACAAAACCTGCGCCGACCATGCGCAGTTTGCCGCCGAAAGGCAGGTCTGCTTTAACGGGTTGGGTAATGAAGATTTCGGGTTCGTAGTCGGTATTGCGGAACGGAGCGGATTTACGGCCTTGGTTGAAGATTTGCCAGTCGGATTTTTGGGTATAGCCAAACCATACGTCGGCACGGGTTTTGAATAAATCTTCGGCAATCTTGCTTTTGAAGGAAACCTGCATTTTGGTTTCGAGGCGTTTTTGCTCGCTGAATTTTTCCTGCGTGGTTACGCCGCGGCTGGGGGATTCAGGGTAATAGTTGGGGCTGCTGTTGTACCAAACAGGCATGAGGTACATAGGATTATGCTCGCGTACGCTCAACAGGCCGCGTGTGTCGTTTTTATCCAAATCGTACATCAGGCTTAAAGGCGTGTAGCTGTCGGCAGTTTCGCTTAATACGTCGTCTGAAATATTCGGGTGGGTAGGGTTGTCGAATACAATGGCCGCTTCTTTTTTCTCAATGCTCTTGCGCACGCTTTTTTCGAGGTCGACCGGTGTTTTGGCCGTTTCGGTTTGCGCTTGCGGCAGTGGGGATTGAGGGGGGAGTTGCGCCGAGTAGATGTTGTCGTAACACGCCAAACGGGTGGCGTTGTCTTGAATGGTGGTGCAGTGTAGGGCGGTATCGGCGGCGGCCAGCGGGGCGGCGGCAATGAATCCGATACTTAGGGAATGTTTCAACATCTTGTTCATAAGAGTTTCCGTTGTTTTTCAGACGGCCTGATGAAAGGGTAAATGGTTTTATTTAGTCGGTTTGGGCTGTGAATACGGCAATGCCCCTGAAAGGCAGGACCTCAGGGGCATCGTATCAGCTCGATTCATCCTGTTTTGATGTCAGGATTTCCGGCATCTGCGTTAGTATTAAGCCAAAGCTTTTACTTTAGCAGACAGACGGCTTTTATGACGAGCTGCTTTGTTTTTGTGGAATACGCCTTTGTCAGCGATGCGGTCGATGACTTTAACGGATTCTTGGTAAACTGCTTGAGCAGCAGCTTTGTCGCCGGCTTCAACTGCTTTCAACACTTTTTTCACAGCGGTACGGAATGCAGTACGCAGGCTGGCGTTGTGGGCGCGTTGTTTAACCGACTGGCGGGCACGTTTGCGGGCTTGTGCGCTGTTTGCCATATTGAATATCTCCTGAAAAATAAATTCTGTAAACGCGCAATTTTAAAGACAGATTTCCTTATATGCAAGCTTTTTCTCTATAAACGCGCGCAAATCAGCCGTATTTTGCCCAAAAACGACAACCGGTGCAACGCTTTTGGTAAAAAGATGGTGTTGCTTTGCCTTATTTCAATAAAAATCAGATGGATATTGCTTTGCGTTTGCTTACGTTTCCATTACAATAGCCTAACTCTGCGCCGGGGTGTTTATGGGGTGCAGGGTTTCTTATTTATTGACATTAACCACTCTTTCATCAGGAATCTGCCCGTATGAAAAAATCTGTATTAGCCGTATTGGCCGCATTGTCTTTGGCCGCGTGCGGCGGTGGCGAGAAAAAAGCCGAGCAACCTCAAGCAGGCAGCGCGCCTGCTGCCAATGCCGAAGCAGCCGCCACCGATACTCTGAATATCTACAACTGGTCAAACTACGTTGACGAAAGTACAGTCGAAGACTTCAAAAAAGCCAATAATTTGAAGCTGACTTACGATTTGTATGAAAACAACGAAACGCTGGAAGCCAAAATGCTGACCGGTAAATCCGGCTACGACTTGGTTGTGCCCGGTATTGCCTTCCTGCCGCGCCAAATTGAGGCGGGTGCATACCAAAAAATCAATAAGGATCTGATTCCGAACTACAAAAACATCGATCCTGAATTGCTGAAGATGTTGGAAACCGCCGACCCGGGCAATCAATATGCCGTTCCTTATTTCTCCGGCGTCAATACTTTGGCAATTACTGCGAAGGGCAAAGAACTTTTGGGCGGCAAGCTGCCTGAAAACGGCTGGGATTTGCTGTTCAAACCGGAATACACCAACAAGCTGAAATCTTGCGGCATCGCTTTGTGGGATACACCGAGCGAAATGTTCCCAATCTTGTTGAACTACTTGGGTAAAGATCCTAAAGGCTCGAATCCTGAAGATTTGAAAGCGGCGGCGGAAGTGTTGAAGTCTATCCGTCCTGATGTAAAACGTTTCAGCCCTTCCATCATTGACGAACTGGCGCGCGGCGATATCTGCTTGGCGGCAGGTAACGGCGGCGACTTGAACTTGGCCAAAGCGCGTTCCGAAGAAGTGAAAAACAACGTCGGCATCGAAGTGTTGACGCCGAAAGGCATGGGCTTCTGGATTGAATCTTGGCTGATTCCGGCCGATGCGAAAAACATCGTCAATGCCCACAAATACATCAACTACACGCTTGATCCCGAAGTGGCTGCGAAAAACGGTATTGCCGTAACCTTCGCGCCGGCCAGCAAACCTGCACGCGAAAAAATGCCTGCAGAACTGGTGAACACTCGCTCTATTTTCCCGAACGAGCAAGACATGAAAGACGGTTTCGTGATGCCTCAAATGAGCGCAGATGCGAAAAAACTGTCTGTCAACTTGTGGCAAAAAATCAAAGTCGGCTCAAATTAATTGTGAGCTGATTGTTTGAAGCAAAGCAAAGGCCGTCTGAAATTTTTCAGACGGCCTTTTTGTCCCAATCTTTATCGTTTCAAAGCCAAAGTCAATACGCCTGCGGTTACCAAGCCTAAGCCTATCCATTCCTGCGTGCTTGGGCGTTCGTCTAAGAAAACGACGGCCATCAGGGCGACCAAGACCAGGCTGAATTTGTCGACGGGTGCAACTTGCGAGGCGTTGCCCAGTTGCAGGGCTTTGAAGTAGGCGAGCCAAGAAGCGCCGGTGGCGAGGCCGGATAGGATGAGGAATGTCCAGTTGCGGCCGGTAAAGCCGTTCACACCCTGCCATTTGCCTGTGTAGGTTAAAAACAATACCAAAGCGGCGAGGATGACCAAGGTGCGGATAAAGGTGGCGAAATCTGAATCTATGCCTTGTAAACCCATTTTGGCGAAAATGGCGGTCAATGAGGCGAAGCCTGCCGATGCCAATGCCCAAAACAGCCATGCGTTGCTGCTCATGTTTTATTCCTTTGTTTCAAATTGTTGACAATATGAATCCGCTTGTTGATGAAATATCGAAATTTTCACTGCGGTTTGTCTTTGGAAAACGCTATAATAGAACTAATATTCTTTTTCTTCCAGCCGTCTTTATTATATTGTTTCAGACGGCCTTTCCCTCTCTCAATAAAGGAAAATCATGAGCTTCAAAACCGATGCTGAAATTGCCCAGTCTTCCACCATGCGCCCGATTGGTGAAATTGCCGCCAAGCTGGGTTTGAACGTTGACAACATCGAGCCCTATGGCCATTACAAAGCCAAAATCAATCCTGCCGAAGCATTCAAGCTGCCGCAAAAACAAGGCCGTCTGATTTTAGTTACCGCCATCAACCCGACTCCGGCGGGCGAAGGCAAAACCACCGTTACCATCGGTTTGGCGGACGCGTTGCGCCACATCGGCAAAGACGCCGTTATCGCCCTGCGCGAACCTTCTTTGGGGCCTGTGTTCGGTGTCAAAGGCGGTGCGGCGGGCGGCGGCTATGCCCAAGTTTTGCCGATGGAAGACATCAACCTGCACTTTACCGGCGACTTCCACGCTATCGGCGCGGCGAATAACCTGCTCGCCGCCATGCTCGACAACCATATCTATCAAGGCAACGAGTTGAACATTGATCCGAAACGCGTGCTGTGGCGTCGCGTGGTCGATATGAACGACCGCCAGTTGCGCAACATCATCGACGGTATGGGAAAACCTGTTGACGGCGTGATGCGTCCTGACGGTTTTGACATTACCGTTGCGTCCGAAGTCATGGCGGTATTCTGTCTTGCTAAAGACATCAGCGATTTGAAAGAGCGTTTGGGCAACATCCTTGTCGCCTATGCCAAAGACGGCAGCCCTGTTTACGCCAAAGATTTGAAAGCGAATGGCGCGATGGCGGCATTGCTCAAAGATGCGATTAAGCCTAACTTGGTACAAACCATCGAAGGTACGCCTGCCTTTGTACACGGCGGCCCGTTTGCCAACATCGCCCACGGCTGCAACTCCGTTACCGCCACCCGCCTGGCGAAACACCTTGCCGATTACGCTGTAACCGAAGCAGGCTTCGGCGCGGATTTGGGTGCGGAAAAATTCTGCGACATCAAATGCCGTCTGGCGGATTTGAAACCTGATGCGGCTGTTGTCGTGGCCACCGTCCGCGCGTTGAAATACAACGGCGGCGTGGAGCGTGCCAACCTCGGCGAAGAAAACCTCGACGCTTTGGCAAAAGGCCTGCC
Encoded proteins:
- a CDS encoding formate--tetrahydrofolate ligase; the protein is MSFKTDAEIAQSSTMRPIGEIAAKLGLNVDNIEPYGHYKAKINPAEAFKLPQKQGRLILVTAINPTPAGEGKTTVTIGLADALRHIGKDAVIALREPSLGPVFGVKGGAAGGGYAQVLPMEDINLHFTGDFHAIGAANNLLAAMLDNHIYQGNELNIDPKRVLWRRVVDMNDRQLRNIIDGMGKPVDGVMRPDGFDITVASEVMAVFCLAKDISDLKERLGNILVAYAKDGSPVYAKDLKANGAMAALLKDAIKPNLVQTIEGTPAFVHGGPFANIAHGCNSVTATRLAKHLADYAVTEAGFGADLGAEKFCDIKCRLADLKPDAAVVVATVRALKYNGGVERANLGEENLDALAKGLPNLLKHISNLKNVFGLPVVVAINRFVSDSDAELAMIEKACAEHGVEVSLTEVWGKGGAGGADLAHKVVNAIENQPNNFGFAYDVELSIKDKIRAIAQKVYGAEDVDFSAEASAEIASLEKLGLDKMPICMAKTQYSLSDNAKLLGCPEGFRITVRGITVSAGAGFIVALCGNMMKMPGLPKVPAAEKIDVDADGVIHGLF
- the aspS gene encoding aspartate--tRNA ligase — its product is MRTNYCGLISEQYLDQTVTVKGWVHRRRDHGGVIFIDLRDREGIVQVVIDPDTPEAFAAADSSRNEYVLSITGRVRNRPEGTTNDKMISGKIEILAKEIEVLNAAATPPFQIDDENISENVRLTNRVIDLRRPTMQRNLRLRYQVAMGVRRYLDAQGFIDIETPMLTRSTPEGARDYLVPSRVHPGEFFALPQSPQLFKQLLMVAGFDRYYQITKCFRDEDLRADRQPEFTQIDLETSFLNEDEIMDITEGMAKQVFKDALGVDLGDFPRMPYSETMFYYGSDKPDMRINLKFTELTDLMKTEEFKVFRGAADMKGGRVVALRVPNGAKFSRKEIDEYTKFVGIYGAKGLAYIKVNDVSNLSNGEDSGLQSPIVKFLSENALKEIIERTGAQNGDIIFFGADKAKVVNEAIGALRIKVGLEHGKDNGYFVDEWKPLWVVDFPMFEYDEEADRYVAVHHPFTAPKEGHEDLMVSDPANCLARAYDMVLNGWEIGGGSIRIHRADVQEKVFAALKISPEEQQEKFGFLLDNLKFGAPPHGGLAFGLDRLVTLMTGAESIRDVIAFPKTQRAQCLLTNAPNVVDDKQLRELSLRLRQKAVETKEA
- a CDS encoding phospholipase A — protein: MNKMLKHSLSIGFIAAAPLAAADTALHCTTIQDNATRLACYDNIYSAQLPPQSPLPQAQTETAKTPVDLEKSVRKSIEKKEAAIVFDNPTHPNISDDVLSETADSYTPLSLMYDLDKNDTRGLLSVREHNPMYLMPVWYNSSPNYYPESPSRGVTTQEKFSEQKRLETKMQVSFKSKIAEDLFKTRADVWFGYTQKSDWQIFNQGRKSAPFRNTDYEPEIFITQPVKADLPFGGKLRMVGAGFVHQSNGQSRPESRSWNRVYAMAGMEWGKLTVIPRVWMRAFDQKGEDDDNPDINKYMGYGDLKVQYRFNDKQNVYSVLRYNPKSGRGAVEAAYTFPIKGKLKGVVRGFHGYGESLIDYNHKQNGIGFGLMFNDWDGI
- a CDS encoding PIG-L deacetylase family protein; translated protein: MFLILTGLILTFFVLLFIITSIIHKKQFAYNTHQDYNYPSLPSTAHATLKGGSLTLPATVSGRDTVIAKIRIKSNWMGLLFLPFVETISSKGKWKQYFEYGAKGVRYINLSDTFSDSDKTVRLEGKYLTLADQEIELSVYPRENLDGKKILVLAPHADDAELSAYGLYEKHAANSMICTLTASEGGSFHYGNLYGQCDCDTQAQYLQKGRMRVWNSLTVPLLAGVPSEHILQLGYFDSTLTAMRQNPEKEIKSTKIDTADVDIFRHANTSPLAQQLKPGSTWNSLVDNLGYLIETFQPDIIVSPSPNIDTHPDHQHTTLAAIEALRKIDYRRGNLFLHTIHYLSDDFPIGKVGSSLSLPPLAEQPFYFQSIYSHPLDKEEQNRKLLALDAMNDIRPNSDGYMRWNTMIFKGLNKLRHHILHIDKDLVNRFVRSNEFFYSVPITDLYQEETLKKITYQGKAQ
- the rpsT gene encoding 30S ribosomal protein S20, yielding MANSAQARKRARQSVKQRAHNASLRTAFRTAVKKVLKAVEAGDKAAAQAVYQESVKVIDRIADKGVFHKNKAARHKSRLSAKVKALA
- a CDS encoding DUF502 domain-containing protein, with amino-acid sequence MTEAAAESGKIAKALKKYLITGVLVWLPIAVTIWAMSYIISAADRLINLLPESWQPQHFWGFNIPGLGIVAATVVLFVTGVFAANVLGRRILGAWDSLLGRIPVVKSIYSSVKKVSESLLSDSSRSFKTPVLVPFPQPGIWTIAFVSGHIPAKLKGSLPQDDDYISVYVPTTPNPTGGYYIMVKKSDVRELDMSVDQALKYVISLGMVMPDDLPVKALPAQKPSKDGHTEHNN
- a CDS encoding EamA family transporter, coding for MSSNAWLFWALASAGFASLTAIFAKMGLQGIDSDFATFIRTLVILAALVLFLTYTGKWQGVNGFTGRNWTFLILSGLATGASWLAYFKALQLGNASQVAPVDKFSLVLVALMAVVFLDERPSTQEWIGLGLVTAGVLTLALKR
- a CDS encoding extracellular solute-binding protein, translating into MKKSVLAVLAALSLAACGGGEKKAEQPQAGSAPAANAEAAATDTLNIYNWSNYVDESTVEDFKKANNLKLTYDLYENNETLEAKMLTGKSGYDLVVPGIAFLPRQIEAGAYQKINKDLIPNYKNIDPELLKMLETADPGNQYAVPYFSGVNTLAITAKGKELLGGKLPENGWDLLFKPEYTNKLKSCGIALWDTPSEMFPILLNYLGKDPKGSNPEDLKAAAEVLKSIRPDVKRFSPSIIDELARGDICLAAGNGGDLNLAKARSEEVKNNVGIEVLTPKGMGFWIESWLIPADAKNIVNAHKYINYTLDPEVAAKNGIAVTFAPASKPAREKMPAELVNTRSIFPNEQDMKDGFVMPQMSADAKKLSVNLWQKIKVGSN